Proteins from a single region of Diorhabda sublineata isolate icDioSubl1.1 chromosome 2, icDioSubl1.1, whole genome shotgun sequence:
- the LOC130440667 gene encoding pupal cuticle protein 20-like, whose amino-acid sequence MKVFIVLAFFQLASCGLLPNTYLPAQRGSSFPAQPAYSGQVNAFASAGTYSNSGPQIPILRLDNNNEGEGTYHYQYETGNGISAQEQGDARGDGTKSNGGFSYTSPEGQQIRLTYTADENGFHPEGSHLPTPPPIPEAILRSIQQNLAEEARGVSDDGSYRGDNSGGYNLGGGGAGAFRQSGGYNAGGYHY is encoded by the exons ATGAAG GTATTTATCGTATTAGCTTTCTTTCAACTGGCTTCTTGTGGTCTACTCCCAAACACCTACCTTCCTGCACAGAGAGGGTCATCGTTTCCTGCACAACCTGCTTATTCAGGACAAGTTAATGCGTTTGCATCTGCTGGTACATATTCAAATTCAGGTCCACAAATCCCAATTTTAAGACTAGATAACAACAACGAAGGAGAGGGAACTTATCATTACCAATACGAAACAG gTAACGGTATCTCAGCACAAGAACAAGGAGATGCTAGAGGAGATGGTACTAAATCCAACGGTGGTTTCTCGTACACGTCACCCGAAGGTCAACAGATTCGTCTCACTTACACTGCCGACGAAAACGGTTTCCATCCAGAAGGTTCTCACTTACCCACACCTCCTCCAATCCCCGAAGCGATCTTAAGATCCATCCAACAAAATTTGGCCGAGGAAGCTAGAGGAGTAAGCGATGATGGATCTTACAGAGGTGATAATTCCGGAGGATACAACTTGGGAGGTGGAGGTGCTGGCGCTTTTAGACAGTCTGGAGGATACAATGCTGGTGGTTACCATTActag